Proteins encoded within one genomic window of Nitrospina gracilis 3/211:
- the nirK gene encoding copper-containing nitrite reductase: MLLPPAFAENPHHHPHRSGHLPSVGLGEAPHFHEVDVDKLARVDDIARRPYDLPPPIQRKKSETVKFKLEFRELVSTLSPGTEYVFWTFDGTVPGPFLRARVGDNVEVTLTNHPTSTHSHSIDLHAVTGPGGGSELSEVKPGETRTFVFKALHPGVYLYHCATPNVPSHITNGLYGLIVIDPEDGWPEVDREFYIMQGEFYTRGALGDRGFQDFSPEKMMQEQPEYIVWNGRVRSLTGPGSLQVKQGERIRIFVGNGGVARSLNFHIIGEIFDAVYPEGAMSPPRHRVQTTLVPAGGASVVELTLENSGDYILLDHAIARIDRGSYGLLKVEGQPVPGLLSTP, translated from the coding sequence ATGCTGCTCCCACCCGCGTTTGCGGAGAACCCGCATCATCATCCACACCGTTCGGGCCATTTGCCTTCCGTGGGGCTCGGCGAAGCGCCGCATTTTCATGAAGTCGATGTGGACAAGCTGGCCCGTGTGGATGATATCGCGAGGCGGCCCTACGATCTGCCTCCACCCATTCAACGCAAGAAATCCGAAACCGTCAAGTTCAAGTTGGAATTCCGCGAGCTGGTGTCCACCCTGTCCCCGGGTACGGAATATGTTTTCTGGACGTTTGACGGCACGGTTCCGGGTCCTTTTCTGCGCGCCCGTGTGGGCGATAACGTTGAAGTGACGCTGACCAACCATCCCACCAGCACCCACTCCCATTCCATAGACCTGCACGCGGTCACGGGTCCGGGAGGCGGATCGGAGCTTTCCGAAGTGAAACCGGGGGAGACGCGGACGTTCGTATTCAAGGCGCTTCATCCCGGCGTGTACCTCTACCACTGCGCCACGCCCAACGTGCCGTCGCACATCACCAACGGCCTCTACGGCCTGATCGTCATCGACCCCGAAGACGGCTGGCCCGAGGTGGACCGTGAATTCTACATCATGCAGGGTGAATTTTATACCCGTGGGGCGCTGGGTGACCGGGGATTCCAGGACTTTTCTCCTGAAAAAATGATGCAGGAGCAGCCCGAGTACATCGTGTGGAACGGCCGGGTGCGGTCCCTCACCGGCCCGGGCTCCCTTCAGGTCAAACAGGGGGAGCGCATCCGCATCTTCGTCGGCAACGGCGGGGTGGCGCGTTCTCTCAATTTCCACATCATCGGGGAGATATTTGATGCGGTCTATCCGGAAGGAGCCATGAGCCCGCCGCGTCACCGGGTGCAGACCACGCTGGTACCTGCCGGAGGGGCGTCTGTCGTCGAACTCACCCTGGAGAACTCCGGCGATTACATCCTGCTCGATCACGCCATCGCCCGCATCGATCGCGGCTCCTACGGGCTGCTGAAAGTCGAGGGCCAGCCTGTCCCCGGACTCCTGTCCACCCCCTGA
- a CDS encoding SxtJ family membrane protein, whose translation MDAVENECFEDDPVSGSSDRSFGLVFFAVFAGIGLWPLLNGGPVRPVFLVLAVATLGIAGFRPFWLAPLNRRWIRLGQILGNAISPVILGILYFFVVTPTGFFLRMLGKDLLRMRCDPNAASYWIERDPPGPAPESLINQF comes from the coding sequence ATGGATGCCGTGGAAAATGAATGCTTTGAGGATGATCCGGTATCGGGTTCTTCCGACAGATCGTTTGGCCTGGTTTTCTTCGCCGTGTTTGCGGGGATCGGCCTGTGGCCCCTGCTGAACGGCGGTCCGGTGCGTCCGGTCTTTCTGGTTCTCGCCGTGGCCACACTGGGCATCGCCGGGTTCAGGCCTTTCTGGCTGGCTCCGCTCAATCGGAGGTGGATTCGCCTTGGTCAGATTTTAGGAAATGCAATTAGCCCGGTTATTCTCGGTATTCTTTATTTTTTCGTGGTGACGCCGACAGGATTTTTCCTTCGTATGCTAGGAAAAGACCTGTTGCGAATGCGGTGCGATCCCAACGCCGCAAGTTACTGGATCGAACGCGATCCCCCCGGCCCGGCGCCGGAATCGCTGATCAACCAGTTTTGA
- a CDS encoding DUF5989 family protein: MTVVKELWVFIRVRKKYWLLPIVTLLLMMSGLVILTQGSAVAPFIYTLF, encoded by the coding sequence GTGACGGTCGTCAAGGAATTGTGGGTGTTCATTCGGGTCCGCAAGAAATACTGGCTGTTGCCCATCGTGACTCTGCTTCTCATGATGAGCGGGCTGGTGATTCTGACTCAGGGATCCGCGGTGGCGCCGTTCATCTACACCCTGTTCTGA
- a CDS encoding mannose-1-phosphate guanylyltransferase/mannose-6-phosphate isomerase, with product MIVPVILSGGAGTRLWPLSREDHPKPFLAPAGGDSLLRRTFDRVLHFEDTDRIVVAGPRHLQYPILNEYAALPDHGNVSLDFILEPMGRNTAPAIALAALYVSQEVGPETVLFVLAADQHLARPEVLQTAVATARELAENNFLVTIGIEPERPETGYGYIELGDSLEHLLSPSPLRSERGVAVQEVTQFVEKPDRERAEAFVASGRYLWNAGMFCFRCDVFMGALLRTAPEVHDGVLNCWEGSRVRDRALKVNRDRFQKVPSISVDYAVMEKARQVAVVRCDPGWDDLGNWEAVARCFPEDEHGNRGEGDILHLGSEHCFVQAGSRLVAVVGMKDAFVIDTEDALLVADRDHLDSLRKVVAELRKRHHPAGDSGREVIRPWGRFAVVDQGEGYQVKRIVVAPGGMLSLQLHHHRLEHWVIVQGECRVILGQTEQVLSINDTLKIPPETRHRVTNCGEQPLIIIEVSTGTYLGEDDIVRFADIYGRVPPPDEPE from the coding sequence ATGATTGTTCCCGTCATTCTCTCCGGCGGCGCGGGTACCCGGTTGTGGCCCCTGTCACGGGAGGACCATCCCAAACCGTTTCTGGCCCCGGCGGGCGGCGATTCTCTATTGCGCCGCACCTTCGACCGCGTGCTTCATTTTGAAGACACCGACCGCATTGTCGTCGCCGGCCCCCGGCACCTGCAATACCCGATTTTGAACGAGTACGCCGCGTTGCCCGACCACGGTAACGTCTCCCTCGATTTCATTCTGGAGCCAATGGGGCGCAACACTGCCCCGGCAATCGCCCTTGCGGCATTGTACGTGTCGCAGGAAGTGGGACCGGAGACGGTTCTGTTTGTGCTGGCGGCGGACCAGCACCTGGCACGTCCGGAAGTTTTGCAGACCGCAGTCGCCACCGCGCGTGAGCTTGCGGAAAACAATTTTCTTGTCACCATCGGCATCGAACCCGAACGTCCGGAGACGGGCTACGGTTACATTGAACTGGGCGACTCCCTGGAACACCTGCTGTCGCCTTCGCCGCTACGCTCCGAGCGCGGCGTGGCGGTACAGGAAGTAACCCAGTTCGTCGAAAAACCGGACCGCGAACGCGCCGAAGCGTTTGTTGCCTCCGGCCGTTATCTGTGGAATGCAGGCATGTTCTGTTTTCGGTGCGACGTGTTCATGGGCGCCCTGCTCCGCACCGCGCCGGAGGTGCACGACGGGGTTCTGAACTGCTGGGAAGGGTCGCGCGTGCGTGACCGGGCCTTGAAGGTGAACCGCGACCGGTTCCAGAAAGTCCCCTCGATTTCCGTTGATTACGCGGTGATGGAAAAAGCGCGGCAGGTGGCGGTGGTGCGCTGCGACCCGGGCTGGGACGACCTCGGAAACTGGGAGGCGGTCGCCCGTTGTTTCCCTGAAGACGAACACGGTAACCGTGGCGAGGGGGACATTCTGCATCTTGGAAGTGAACACTGCTTTGTGCAGGCGGGTTCGCGCCTGGTGGCGGTGGTGGGCATGAAAGACGCCTTTGTCATCGATACCGAAGACGCCCTGCTGGTGGCGGACCGCGATCACCTGGACTCCTTGCGGAAGGTGGTGGCGGAACTGAGAAAACGTCACCACCCGGCGGGCGACAGCGGGCGCGAAGTGATCCGTCCATGGGGCCGGTTTGCCGTGGTGGACCAGGGAGAGGGGTACCAGGTAAAACGCATTGTGGTCGCACCCGGCGGCATGCTGTCCCTGCAACTGCACCACCACCGCCTCGAGCACTGGGTGATCGTTCAGGGAGAATGTCGGGTGATTCTGGGCCAAACCGAGCAGGTGCTTTCAATCAACGACACCCTTAAAATCCCTCCCGAAACCCGGCACCGCGTGACCAACTGCGGCGAGCAGCCCCTCATCATCATCGAGGTCTCCACCGGCACCTACCTGGGGGAGGACGACATCGTGCGTTTTGCCGACATTTACGGTCGAGTTCCCCCACCGGACGAACCGGAATAG
- a CDS encoding NupC/NupG family nucleoside CNT transporter has translation MDDAPYRLLSLTGFFVLAFVAWATGNRTRPNARTVAGSLVLIWLIGAFTFWLPFTREALSWVNDALLALIAASRKGSVFLFGPLALGPGEGLPDGTRSIGFVLAMQVLPAVIFFSAAVAGLYYLNVMQAVVRFFARIFYRLMGLSGAEALSASANIFVGIESSLTVRPYLERMTRSELLTLLTCMMATVASTVLAVYVLALQNVFPQIAGHLVSASIISIPCAILVSKLTLPESSQPVTAGEVPDQADYDGNDRPPANLMVALMDGGRQGVGMAVGIATLLIVVLGLEAVLDLLLNLLPSVGGEPITLARILGVLTWPFVVLLGLQPGEWQMASQILGSRFVETEVTAYFTLAAVQGGDVPAFTPRSLTILTYALCGFVHIASMGIFIGGVSSLMPKRVREVSVLGVRALWTSFLATLLTGCVAGVLA, from the coding sequence ATGGACGACGCCCCGTACCGATTGCTGTCACTCACTGGATTTTTTGTACTCGCTTTTGTGGCCTGGGCCACCGGCAACCGCACCCGGCCGAACGCGCGCACGGTGGCGGGAAGCCTGGTCCTCATCTGGCTGATCGGCGCCTTCACTTTCTGGCTGCCGTTCACCCGCGAGGCGCTGTCGTGGGTGAATGATGCCCTGCTGGCGCTGATCGCGGCGTCGCGAAAGGGCAGTGTGTTCCTGTTCGGCCCGCTGGCCTTGGGCCCGGGCGAGGGTCTGCCCGACGGTACGAGATCCATCGGCTTCGTGCTCGCCATGCAGGTGTTGCCTGCAGTGATCTTTTTCTCGGCGGCGGTCGCCGGATTGTATTACCTGAACGTCATGCAGGCGGTGGTGCGGTTTTTTGCGCGCATCTTTTACCGGCTGATGGGCCTGTCCGGCGCGGAGGCGCTGTCGGCCTCCGCCAACATCTTTGTCGGCATCGAGTCCAGCCTCACTGTGCGGCCGTATCTCGAACGCATGACGCGCTCGGAACTGCTCACGCTTCTCACCTGCATGATGGCGACGGTAGCCAGCACCGTGCTTGCCGTGTACGTACTGGCCTTGCAGAACGTGTTTCCACAAATCGCGGGTCACCTCGTATCCGCGTCGATCATCTCCATTCCCTGTGCCATCCTGGTGAGCAAACTCACTCTGCCGGAAAGCAGTCAGCCCGTCACCGCAGGCGAGGTGCCTGATCAAGCGGATTACGACGGAAATGACAGGCCCCCGGCCAACCTGATGGTGGCGCTCATGGACGGTGGCAGACAGGGAGTGGGTATGGCGGTGGGCATCGCCACCCTGCTGATTGTGGTGCTGGGACTGGAAGCGGTGCTGGACCTGTTGCTGAATCTCCTTCCCTCCGTGGGTGGGGAGCCGATCACACTGGCCCGCATCCTGGGGGTACTCACGTGGCCGTTCGTGGTTCTGCTCGGCCTTCAGCCTGGGGAGTGGCAGATGGCGTCCCAGATCCTCGGTTCGCGTTTCGTGGAGACGGAAGTGACGGCGTACTTCACGCTGGCGGCGGTGCAGGGAGGAGACGTCCCGGCGTTCACCCCGCGTTCCCTCACCATCCTGACTTATGCGCTATGCGGTTTCGTCCATATCGCCAGCATGGGAATCTTCATTGGCGGGGTGTCGAGCCTGATGCCGAAGCGCGTGCGGGAGGTTTCGGTGCTGGGCGTGCGGGCGTTGTGGACGTCGTTTCTGGCAACCCTGCTTACAGGGTGCGTGGCCGGGGTTCTGGCGTGA
- a CDS encoding SDR family oxidoreductase — protein sequence MKEGMKPGRLFCFGLGYVGRALAEILHGEGWSVSGTCRSEEKRKELEGLGWQVGTFDAPETVPDVSKALAEATHVLVTIAPKGDAGDVVLHHFGELLMSLPQCEWIGYLSTTGVYGDRGGDWVDEATAPEPTFPHQQRRAEAEAEWMRLAYKHALPVHLFRLAGIYGPGRNPLLKARQGTAQRIDKPGLMFGRVHVADVVQVLKASIERPHPGRVYNVVDNCPAPPAEVTELACKLLGVEPPPLVPFEEAGLSEMGKSFYLTNKRVSNFRIKKELKVRLHYPDYREGLKALAAKLE from the coding sequence ATGAAGGAAGGAATGAAACCCGGCCGGTTGTTCTGTTTTGGCCTTGGGTATGTGGGACGGGCACTCGCGGAAATATTGCACGGCGAGGGTTGGAGTGTCTCCGGCACCTGCCGCAGTGAAGAAAAAAGAAAAGAGCTGGAAGGGCTGGGCTGGCAGGTGGGGACGTTCGACGCTCCAGAAACCGTTCCAGATGTGTCCAAAGCGCTGGCCGAGGCCACGCATGTGCTCGTCACCATCGCTCCCAAGGGGGACGCGGGTGATGTGGTCCTCCACCATTTCGGCGAGCTGTTGATGTCCCTGCCGCAATGCGAATGGATCGGATATCTCTCGACCACCGGCGTGTACGGCGACCGCGGTGGCGACTGGGTGGACGAAGCGACGGCCCCCGAGCCAACATTCCCGCACCAGCAGCGCCGCGCCGAAGCGGAAGCCGAATGGATGCGTCTTGCCTACAAGCACGCGCTTCCCGTCCACCTGTTCCGGCTGGCGGGCATTTACGGTCCGGGACGCAACCCCCTGCTCAAAGCCAGACAGGGGACCGCCCAGCGAATCGACAAGCCCGGCCTCATGTTCGGGCGTGTGCATGTGGCGGACGTGGTGCAGGTGTTGAAGGCGTCCATCGAGCGGCCGCATCCGGGCCGCGTGTACAACGTGGTGGACAACTGCCCCGCCCCACCGGCGGAGGTCACCGAACTCGCCTGCAAACTGCTGGGCGTGGAACCGCCGCCTCTGGTCCCGTTTGAAGAAGCCGGTTTGAGCGAGATGGGAAAAAGTTTTTACCTGACCAACAAGCGGGTCAGCAATTTCCGTATCAAAAAAGAACTGAAGGTGCGCCTGCATTACCCGGACTACCGCGAAGGGCTGAAAGCCCTGGCCGCCAAACTGGAATGA
- a CDS encoding type III pantothenate kinase, translating into MLLAVDIGNTNIVFGLYDADCLRTHWRIRTERNRTVDEYWVLANEFILLNDITTGTIDDIVISCVVPPLIPVFEELSRKYFKTEPLVVGPGIKTGIPILYKNPAEVGADRIVNAVAGLEKYGGPLIIVDFGTAITFDVVSNKGEYLGGAIFPGLQISMEALYKSTAKLSPVDLVRPEKVIGKSTVESIQAGTIYGFVGMIENIVSRMQGELGEKAKVIGTGGLIKAIADQVPVVEVIDPFLTLEGLKILYDRNRQGK; encoded by the coding sequence ATGCTCTTAGCAGTCGACATTGGTAATACCAACATCGTCTTCGGTCTGTACGACGCGGACTGCCTGCGCACGCACTGGCGCATCCGCACGGAACGCAACCGCACCGTGGACGAGTACTGGGTTCTGGCCAACGAGTTCATCCTGCTGAACGACATCACCACCGGAACCATCGACGACATCGTCATCTCCTGCGTGGTGCCGCCGCTCATACCGGTGTTCGAGGAGTTGTCGCGCAAGTATTTCAAGACCGAGCCGCTGGTGGTGGGGCCGGGCATCAAGACGGGCATCCCCATCCTGTACAAGAATCCGGCGGAAGTGGGGGCCGACCGCATCGTCAATGCCGTAGCGGGGCTGGAAAAGTACGGCGGGCCGCTGATCATCGTCGATTTCGGAACGGCCATCACCTTTGACGTGGTGTCGAATAAAGGCGAGTACCTGGGGGGCGCGATTTTTCCCGGCCTGCAGATTTCAATGGAAGCGCTCTACAAAAGCACGGCAAAGCTGTCACCGGTGGATCTCGTCCGGCCGGAAAAGGTGATCGGGAAATCGACGGTGGAGAGCATTCAGGCCGGGACCATTTACGGCTTCGTCGGCATGATCGAGAATATCGTTTCCAGGATGCAGGGGGAACTGGGAGAAAAAGCGAAAGTGATCGGCACGGGCGGGCTGATCAAGGCCATCGCCGACCAGGTACCGGTGGTCGAGGTGATCGACCCGTTTCTCACGCTGGAAGGTTTGAAAATCCTGTATGATCGCAACCGGCAGGGAAAGTGA
- a CDS encoding STAS-like domain-containing protein, protein MEIKLKEDIGTRCIALDDGIRLYEKILPELKTKQPVYMDFTGVEAVFSPFLMGCVGRLLDHFEKEFLMEHLMLRNIQPEHLKTVNEFIDRAEQRLTEKTDLESMKEFFEEDELGDI, encoded by the coding sequence ATGGAAATCAAACTGAAAGAAGATATCGGAACCCGGTGCATTGCACTCGACGACGGCATCCGGCTTTATGAAAAAATCCTGCCGGAATTAAAAACGAAACAACCCGTGTACATGGACTTCACCGGTGTGGAGGCGGTATTTTCCCCGTTTTTAATGGGATGTGTCGGTCGCCTGCTGGATCATTTTGAAAAAGAGTTTTTGATGGAACACCTCATGCTCCGCAACATCCAGCCGGAACACCTGAAGACCGTCAACGAATTCATCGACCGTGCCGAACAGCGGCTGACTGAAAAAACGGACTTGGAATCCATGAAGGAATTTTTCGAAGAGGATGAGCTCGGCGACATTTAG
- a CDS encoding CobW family GTP-binding protein, producing MQDKEEKHRELPVTLLAGFLGSGKTTLLNHILTGQHGRRIAVIENEFGEIGIDHDLVVGAEEDLFEMSNGCVCCSIKGDLIETLNRLLARQKQIDYIVIEATGLASPGPIAQAFMVEEDIAQGLKLDGVVTLVDCKHIEMQLEELDVAWEQIAFSNVILLNKTDLVTEDALQRVRKCITGINPTATIHITRHAQVSLEQVLDIGGFDLDRLNFDDDGHDHAHADEDGHYHDAGPRHDDAITSVGITVPGCIDPNRFNIWLQMLYLSEGMDVFRAKGILNVEDSPNRHVFQCVYMMFDTREDRPWGDEPRQNTLLFIGRNLNRERLEAGVQSCIE from the coding sequence ATGCAAGACAAGGAAGAAAAACACCGGGAGCTCCCCGTCACCCTGCTGGCGGGGTTTCTCGGATCGGGCAAGACCACCCTGCTCAATCACATCCTCACCGGCCAGCATGGCCGGCGCATCGCTGTTATCGAAAACGAGTTCGGCGAGATCGGCATCGACCACGACCTGGTGGTCGGCGCGGAAGAGGATCTGTTCGAGATGAGCAACGGGTGCGTTTGCTGCTCGATCAAGGGTGACCTGATCGAGACGCTCAATCGCCTGCTGGCGCGGCAGAAGCAGATCGATTACATCGTGATCGAAGCGACCGGCCTGGCTTCCCCCGGACCCATCGCCCAGGCGTTCATGGTGGAGGAGGACATCGCCCAGGGACTGAAGCTGGACGGGGTGGTAACGCTGGTCGACTGCAAGCACATCGAGATGCAGCTCGAAGAACTGGACGTGGCCTGGGAGCAGATCGCGTTTTCCAACGTCATCCTGCTCAACAAAACCGACCTCGTGACGGAAGACGCATTGCAACGCGTGCGCAAGTGCATCACCGGCATCAATCCCACCGCCACGATCCACATAACCCGGCACGCGCAGGTATCCCTCGAACAGGTGCTGGACATCGGCGGCTTCGATCTCGACCGCCTGAACTTCGACGATGACGGGCACGACCACGCGCACGCAGATGAGGACGGGCACTATCACGACGCCGGGCCGCGCCATGACGATGCGATCACCTCAGTCGGCATCACGGTGCCCGGTTGCATCGATCCCAACCGATTCAACATCTGGTTGCAGATGCTGTACCTCAGCGAGGGCATGGACGTGTTCCGCGCCAAGGGCATCCTGAACGTCGAAGACTCGCCCAACCGCCACGTCTTTCAATGCGTGTACATGATGTTCGACACGAGAGAAGACCGCCCGTGGGGCGATGAACCTCGCCAAAACACCCTGCTGTTCATCGGGCGCAACCTGAACCGCGAACGACTGGAAGCCGGGGTGCAATCCTGTATCGAGTGA
- a CDS encoding carbamoyltransferase family protein — MVVLGISAFYHDSAAALLRDGVVVAAAQEERFTRKKHDARFPRHAILSCLEQAGLGLAEVDVIAFYDKPFLKFERLLETSIAFAPKGFRTFHKAIPVWIKDKLFQKPLLLRQLRAMGWEGDPDRSLLFSEHHLSHAASAFYPSPFEEAAVLTLDGVGEWATTSFGIGRRRELTLQKEIHFPHSLGLLYSAFTQYLGFKVNSGEYKLMGLAPYGEPRFKDTILEHLIDVKADGTFRLSLDCFDYCTGLTMTNKKFHALFGGPPRNGDAEVLTERHMDLAASIQSVTEEVLLKLTRSIAKTSGMKNLCLAGGVALNCVANGRVLRDGAFERIWIQPAAGDAGGALGAAYCAYHLHAGQPRTVGVSLDGMQGAFLGPEFLQEEIQARLDAAGAQFAVMEEGEMTDACAEALAEGKAVGWFQGRMEFGPRALGNRSILADPRSPDMQTTLNLKVKNRESFRPFAPSVLREEVARYFEMDADSPYMLLVAEVARRRRRSLTETDLSRTGLEQLRVVRSDLPAVTHVDYSARIQTVHKETNPRYHALITAFQRRTGCPVLVNTSFNVRGEPIVCTPEDAFRCFMGTQIDVLAIGNCLLKKEEQNPALINNHAGAFELD; from the coding sequence ATGGTTGTTCTCGGCATCTCCGCTTTTTACCACGACAGCGCGGCGGCCCTGTTGCGGGACGGAGTGGTGGTGGCCGCGGCGCAGGAAGAACGCTTCACCCGTAAAAAACACGACGCCCGCTTTCCCCGCCACGCCATCCTTTCCTGCCTGGAACAGGCGGGCCTCGGCCTGGCAGAGGTCGATGTCATCGCTTTCTACGACAAGCCCTTTCTGAAGTTCGAACGCCTGCTGGAAACCAGCATCGCTTTCGCCCCAAAAGGATTCCGCACTTTTCATAAAGCCATTCCCGTCTGGATCAAGGACAAGCTGTTCCAAAAGCCGCTGCTCCTGCGCCAATTGCGCGCCATGGGATGGGAGGGCGATCCCGACCGTTCCCTGCTGTTCTCCGAACACCACCTGAGCCACGCGGCCAGCGCCTTTTACCCGTCGCCGTTCGAGGAAGCGGCGGTGCTGACGCTTGACGGCGTCGGTGAGTGGGCGACCACGTCGTTCGGCATCGGCCGCAGGCGCGAACTCACCCTGCAAAAAGAAATTCATTTCCCGCATTCGCTGGGCCTGCTTTATTCTGCGTTCACCCAGTACCTCGGGTTCAAGGTGAACTCCGGCGAATACAAGTTGATGGGGTTGGCTCCCTACGGCGAACCGCGTTTTAAGGACACCATCCTCGAGCACTTGATCGACGTGAAAGCCGACGGCACGTTCCGGTTGAGCCTGGACTGCTTCGATTACTGCACCGGCCTCACCATGACCAACAAAAAATTTCACGCCCTGTTCGGCGGTCCGCCGCGCAACGGGGACGCCGAGGTGCTGACGGAGCGGCACATGGACCTGGCGGCCTCCATTCAGTCGGTGACGGAAGAGGTCCTGTTGAAGCTCACCCGCTCGATCGCGAAAACGTCGGGCATGAAAAACCTGTGCCTGGCGGGCGGGGTGGCGCTCAACTGCGTCGCCAACGGGCGCGTCCTGCGCGACGGGGCGTTTGAGCGCATCTGGATCCAGCCTGCCGCGGGCGATGCGGGTGGGGCGCTCGGCGCGGCGTACTGCGCTTACCACCTGCACGCGGGCCAGCCCCGCACGGTCGGCGTGTCCCTCGACGGCATGCAGGGAGCCTTCCTGGGGCCGGAGTTTTTGCAGGAGGAAATCCAGGCGCGGCTGGATGCCGCCGGAGCGCAATTTGCGGTGATGGAAGAGGGGGAAATGACCGATGCCTGTGCCGAGGCGCTGGCTGAAGGAAAGGCTGTGGGGTGGTTCCAGGGGCGCATGGAGTTCGGTCCGCGCGCCTTAGGCAACCGGTCCATCCTTGCCGATCCCCGTTCGCCGGACATGCAGACCACGCTCAATCTCAAGGTCAAAAACCGCGAGTCGTTCCGCCCGTTCGCCCCGTCCGTTCTGCGGGAGGAGGTGGCACGCTACTTTGAAATGGACGCCGACAGTCCGTACATGCTGCTGGTGGCGGAGGTGGCCCGGCGGCGGCGCCGCTCCCTGACGGAAACCGATCTCTCCCGGACCGGGCTGGAACAGCTCCGTGTGGTTCGATCCGATCTCCCCGCCGTGACGCATGTCGATTATTCGGCGCGCATTCAAACAGTTCACAAAGAGACCAATCCCCGCTATCATGCATTGATCACGGCGTTTCAGCGCCGCACCGGGTGCCCGGTGCTCGTCAACACCAGCTTCAACGTGCGCGGCGAGCCCATCGTTTGCACGCCGGAAGACGCGTTTCGCTGTTTCATGGGCACCCAGATTGACGTGCTCGCCATTGGCAACTGTTTACTGAAAAAGGAAGAGCAGAACCCCGCTCTCATCAACAACCACGCCGGGGCGTTTGAGCTGGACTGA
- a CDS encoding arylamine N-acetyltransferase family protein, with translation MTPLTPEQLDAYLHRIGHSGPVANDADTLTALHTAHTLNVPFENLDLFLGRAIALEPDALFEKIVTRRRGGWCFEMNGMFVRVLQTTGFKFTLLAARVFDEDDNPGPRSHQLQLVRVEGRDWVVDVGFGGFGLIAPIPLEEETVHNQFAQEFRLVRDPAGGYILQTRLDAKWDSQYVFTLEPSLPRDYEYANYYLSHAPDSIFRQKRVVTQPTENGRLKFSNLELKIWGNGGTRTVHAADDTEYKRLLREHFRLAIDEGFVDPNR, from the coding sequence ATGACCCCGCTGACACCCGAACAATTGGACGCCTACCTTCACCGCATCGGTCACAGCGGCCCGGTGGCCAATGATGCGGACACGCTCACCGCCCTCCATACAGCGCACACGTTGAACGTGCCGTTCGAAAACCTCGACCTGTTCCTCGGCCGCGCAATAGCGCTGGAACCCGACGCCCTGTTCGAAAAGATCGTGACCCGCAGGCGCGGCGGCTGGTGTTTCGAGATGAACGGGATGTTTGTCCGCGTGCTTCAGACAACAGGTTTCAAATTCACGCTCCTCGCCGCCCGCGTGTTCGACGAGGACGACAATCCCGGTCCACGCAGTCATCAGCTCCAACTGGTACGGGTCGAGGGCCGCGACTGGGTGGTGGATGTCGGCTTCGGCGGGTTCGGGCTCATTGCGCCGATTCCACTGGAAGAAGAAACAGTGCACAACCAGTTCGCGCAGGAGTTCCGGCTGGTTCGCGACCCGGCGGGAGGTTACATTCTGCAAACCCGGCTGGACGCCAAATGGGACAGCCAGTACGTATTCACACTCGAGCCGTCCTTACCGCGCGATTACGAGTATGCGAATTATTATTTATCGCACGCGCCGGATTCCATTTTCCGGCAGAAACGCGTGGTCACCCAGCCCACCGAAAACGGCCGGCTTAAGTTTTCCAACCTCGAATTGAAAATCTGGGGCAATGGCGGCACGCGAACGGTCCATGCCGCCGACGACACGGAATACAAACGGCTGTTGCGCGAACATTTCAGGCTGGCGATCGACGAGGGGTTTGTCGATCCAAATCGATAA